A region from the Triticum aestivum cultivar Chinese Spring chromosome 3D, IWGSC CS RefSeq v2.1, whole genome shotgun sequence genome encodes:
- the LOC123075959 gene encoding dof zinc finger protein DOF5.1-like: MIFPPTFLDSSNCWNTNHNQPQLQEIGNNTHITTIPSPAGPDDGGGNNSNEGGLMATAGAGRGDHGGVGAEYGHGGSRNSKPMSMSDRARLARVPRPVPGLNCPRCDSINTKFCYFNNYSFTQPRHFCRACRRYWTRGGALPNVPVGSVYRRHAKCRDKRKTTSAASEAAATGTSSTTSMTSSSTSCAIGTGTAAPGLQASMFRRGFADSFDPASLGLSFPAGLLFADSGAYAADGCVQQHHDQAHGNRMEQWAAAQIDSFPFMHAMDNQMSGPPTEAMPITMAAMRGMFHFHLGPRSGGGGNGDDGNGASLP; the protein is encoded by the exons ATGATCTTCCCTCCCACCTTCCTAGATTCATCAAATTGCTGGAACACCAACCACAACCAACCTCAG TTGCAGGAAATCGGCAATAACACTCATATCACCACTATTCCCTCACCTGCTGGTCCTGATGATGGAGGAGGCAACAACAGCAATGAGGGTGGGTTAATGGCCACGGCCGGGGCCGGACGGGGAGATCATGGCGGTGTCGGTGCTGAGTATGGCCATGGAGGCAGCCGGAATAGCAAGCCGATGTCCATGTCGGATCGGGCACGATTGGCGCGGGTGCCGCGGCCGGTGCCGGGGCTCAATTGCCCACGCTGCGACTCCATCAACACGAAGTTTTGCTACTTCAACAACTACTCCTTCACCCAGCCTCGGCACTTCTGTCGCGCCTGCCGCCGCTACTGGACCCGCGGCGGCGCGCTCCCAAACGTGCCCGTCGGCAGCGTGTACCGCCGCCACGCCAAGTGCAGGGACAAGCGCAAGACGACGTCGGCCGCCTCCGAAGCAGCTGCGACAGGGACGTCGTCCACGACATCGATGACGTCCAGCAGTACATCTTGCGCCATCGGCACCGGCACTGCGGCGCCCGGCCTGCAGGCCTCCATGTTCCGCAGAGGGTTCGCCGACAGCTTCGACCCGGCGAGCCTCGGCCTCAGCTTCCCCGCCGGGCTGTTGTTCGCCGACAGCGGTGCCTACGCGGCGGACGGCTGCGTGCAGCAGCACCACGACCAGGCCCATGGGAACCGGATGGAGCAGTGGGCGGCGGCGCAGATTGACAGCTTCCCATTCATGCACGCCATGGATAATCAGATGTCCGGTCCGCCAACTGAGGCAATGCCCATCACAATGGCGGCGATGCGGGGCATGTTCCACTTCCACCTCGGGCCACGGAGCGGTGGCGGGGGCAATGGCGATGATGGAAATGGCGCTTCACTTCCTTAG